In Drosophila teissieri strain GT53w chromosome 2R, Prin_Dtei_1.1, whole genome shotgun sequence, the following proteins share a genomic window:
- the LOC122614921 gene encoding uncharacterized protein LOC122614921 isoform X1, whose amino-acid sequence MEKNNKCCKQLKEPGAPNPPPLNAHKQLKFRDLECRSRKEKIKSTENVPKSCKHHCTTNKHQRRQDHHCDHKKHSCKDRESPVNHEQHFHRAQNSFAKKSSNGNYQQTQNQQCQQQSKLKVERQPSPVCTPKQPIRPVYFPNDSKKQKAAIEKGCGDLLLYRNLSFEAYPSSKSEHGEGEGGNVKETPLRLSHQKQKKDSFDHLKAAKAHCQAVGERFLKFAPCSKCSSSNDSKPSKPSGATVISAKSGDDLRAAVRSQIEVQEALNAFTLEVKNKREEVPPEEKTSSGKPKKSRKTTSDTITEKTVVPTAGSPPLSIPTPDDLELVNLSDSTSEVAKILDPVIRNIQRMYLNTLKDEMTLMEYLAKVPTLITKAYKQPTDEKEQNSPTEC is encoded by the exons ATggagaaaaacaacaaatgttgTAAACAACTAAAGGAACCTGGGGCGCCAAATCCACCA CCACTTAACGCTCATAAGCAGCTTAAATTCAGGGACCTAGAATGCCGTTCGCGTAAGGAGAAAATTAAATCTACAGAAAATGTGCCTAAGTCCTGCAAACATCATTgtacaacaaataaacaccAGAGAAGACAAGACCATCATTGCGATCATAAAAAACATTCGTGCAAAGATCGTGAGTCCCCTGTTAACCATGAACAGCACTTTCATCGTGCTCAAAACTCGTTTGCCAAAAAGTCTTCCAATGGTAATTATCAACAGACCCAAAATCAGCAG TGTCAACAGCAGTCGAAATTGAAGGTGGAGAGGCAACCCAGTCCAGTTTGCACACCGAAACAGCCAATTCGTCCAGTATATTTCCCTAATGATAGCAAGAAGCAGAAGGCAGCCATTGAAAAAGGCTGTGGGGACCTCCTCCTCTATAGGAATCTGTCCTTTGAAGCGTACCCATCTAGTAAAAGTGAGCACGGTGAGGGGGAGGGTGGTAATGTGAAGGAAACTCCACTTCGGCTAAGCCACCAGAAGCAAAAGAAAGACTCATTTGACCACCTTAAAGCGGCCAAGGCTCATTGCCAGGCTGTTGGCGAACGATTCCTGAAGTTCGCTCCTTGCAGTAAGTGCTCCTCCTCCAACGACTCCAAACCGTCGAAACCGTCCGGAGCAACAGTGATCAGTGCGAAAAGCGGAGACGATCTCAGAGCAGCAGTTCGGTCTCAAATTGAAGTCCAAGAGGCCTTGAACGCGTTTACACTTGAAGTGAAGAATAAAAGGGAGGAAGTACCACCCGAAGAGAAAACCTCCAGTGGCAAGCCGAAAAAGAGCAGAAAAACTACGTCCGATACGATAACTGAGAAAACAGTGGTTCCCACAGCTGGGAGTCCCCCATTAAGTATCCCAACGCCAGACGATCTAGAACTCGTCAATCTAAGTGACAGTACTAGTGAGGTAGCTAAAATACTCGATCCGGTTATCAGAAACATTCAACGCATGTATCTGAACACTTTGAAAGACGAAATGACCCTCATGGAGTATCTGGCTAAGGTCCCGACATTAATCACAAAAGCTTATAAGCAACCAACCGATGAAAAGGAGCAAAACAGCCCAACGGAATGTTAG
- the LOC122612645 gene encoding leukotriene A-4 hydrolase isoform X2, which translates to MGRLGVVDPSSYSQPDLITTEHSALNWKVDFGATKIQGSVLHRFKVLTANLDKILLDVRDINVTNATLLAGGSELPINFFISDAVDDIGQKLTLELPSGTAKGSLNVRIDYETSSSASGLQWLNPAQTLGKEHPYMFSQCQAIHARSVIPCQDTPAVKFTYDATVEHPTELTALMSALIDKKEAGKTLFKQEVPIPAYLVAIAIGKLVSRPLGENSSVWAEEAIVDACAEEFSETATMLKTASELCGPYVWKQYDLLVMPPSFPYGGMENPCLTFVTPTLLAGDKSLADVVAHEIAHSWTGNLVTNKNFEHFWLNEGFTVFVESKIVGRMQGAKELDFKMLSNLTDLQECIRTQLNKTPELTKLVVDLSNCGPDDAFSSVPYIKGSTFLRYLEDLFGGPTVFEPFLRDYLKKYAYKSIETKDFQSALYDYFIDTDKKDKLSAVDWDLWLKTEGMPPVIPKFDESLANVTKELASLWSSKSVAELTDSAEIKKTISIHQLIDFLGKLIECKDIVDLTESKINLLESTYNLKNSKNAEVRFRLNRLVIRARLIKRLEEVLEFANSNFRMKFCRPIYRDLADWPEAKPAAIRNFVSVKDQMMAVCSHTIEKDLGLK; encoded by the exons ATGGGTCGCTTAGGAGTCGTGGATCCCAGTTCTTACTCGCAGCCCGATTTGATCACCACGGAGCACAGTGCTCTCAACTGGAAGGTCGACTTCGGAGCCACCAAGATTCAAGGAAGCGTGCTCCATCGCTTCAAGGTGCTGACTGCCAATCTGGATAAGATC CTCCTGGATGTGCGCGATATCAATGTAACCAATGCCACGCTACTGGCCGGAGGCAGTGAGCTCCCGATCAACTTCTTTATCAGCGATGCCGTCGATGATATTGGCCAGAAGCTAACGCTGGAGCTGCCATCTGGAACGGCTAAGGGGAG CCTTAACGTTCGCATCGATTACGAGACTTCAAGCAGCGCCAGTGGATTGCAGTGGCTGAATCCCGCCCAGACTTTGGGCAAGGAGCATCCCTATATGTTCTCCCAGTGCCAGGCGATCCACGCTCGCTCGGTGATTCCCTGCCAGGACACCCCAGCTGTTAAGTTTACCTACGATGCCACAGTGGAGCATCCCACTGAGCTGACGGCTCTGATGAGCGCCCTTATCGATAAGAAGGAAGCGGGAAAGACCCTGTTCAAGCAGGAGGTGCCCATTCCCGCTTATCTGgtggccattgccattggaAAATTGGTTTCCCGTCCGCTGGGAGAGAACTCCAGCGTCTGGGCAGAGGAAGCCATCGTAGATGCCTGCGCCGAGGAGTTTTCCGAAACAGCCACCATGCTGAAGACTGCCTCTGAGTTGTGTGGACCGTATGTCTGGAAGCAGTACGATCTCCTGGTGATGCCCCCATCATTCCCCTATGGTGGTATGGAGAATCCTTGCCTCACCTTCGTGACTCCAACTCTTTTGGCCGGCGATAAGTCTCTGGCCGACGTTGTGGCTCACGAGATCGCGCACAGCTGGACTGGTAATCTGGTGACCAACAAGAACTTCGAGCATTTCTGGTTGAACGAGGGCTTCACTGTGTTCGTGGAGTCCAAGATCGTGGGAAGAATGCAGGGCGCCAAGGAGCTGGACTTCAAA ATGCTCAGCAATCTCACGGATCTGCAGGAGTGCATCCGCACTCAGCTCAACAAGACACCCGAGCTGACTAAGCTGGTGGTGGATCTATCCAACTGTGGACCCGATGATGCCTTCTCTTCAGTGCCTTACATCAAGGGATCAACGTTCCTGCGTTACTTGGAGGACTTGTTTGGCGGACCAACCGTTTTTGAGCCTTTCCTAAGGGACTACCTGAAAAAATACGCCTACAAGTCGATTGAGACGAAAGATTTCCAGAGTGCTTTATATGACTACTTTATCGATACGGACAAGAAGGATAAACTGAGTGCTGTCGACTGGGACTTGTGGCTGAAAACCGAGGGAATGCCACCCGTTATTCCGAAATTCGACGAATCCCTCGCTAATGTAACCAAGGAACTGGCCAGTCTCTGGAGCTCCAAGAGCGTGGCTGAATTGACTGACAGTGCGGAAATCAAGAAGACCATTTCCATCCATCAGCTCATTGACTTCCTGGGCAAACTGATTGAGTGCAAGGACATTGTCGATTTGACCGAAAGCAAGATTAACCTACTGGAATCCACATACAACTTGAAGAATTCGAAGAACGCCGAGGTTCGCTTCCGCCTGAATCGCTTGGTTATCCGAGCTCGCTTGATAAAGCGCCTGGAGGAGGTCCTCGAATTCGCCAACTCCAATTTCCGCATGAAGTTCTGTCGCCCCATCTACCGCGACCTGGCTGATTGGCCCGAGGCCAAGCCCGCTGCTATTCGCAACTTCGTCAGCGTCAAGGATCAGATGATGGCCGTCTGCTCGCACACGATTGAAAAGGATCTGGGGCTGAAGTAA
- the LOC122612645 gene encoding leukotriene A-4 hydrolase isoform X1 → MSIAKRVQQWATFARTWHIYDCTWQNPFESAKLVKTHLMGLQKPIYHPMISTRGLCTSHKLLPIYQVQKRSMGRLGVVDPSSYSQPDLITTEHSALNWKVDFGATKIQGSVLHRFKVLTANLDKILLDVRDINVTNATLLAGGSELPINFFISDAVDDIGQKLTLELPSGTAKGSLNVRIDYETSSSASGLQWLNPAQTLGKEHPYMFSQCQAIHARSVIPCQDTPAVKFTYDATVEHPTELTALMSALIDKKEAGKTLFKQEVPIPAYLVAIAIGKLVSRPLGENSSVWAEEAIVDACAEEFSETATMLKTASELCGPYVWKQYDLLVMPPSFPYGGMENPCLTFVTPTLLAGDKSLADVVAHEIAHSWTGNLVTNKNFEHFWLNEGFTVFVESKIVGRMQGAKELDFKMLSNLTDLQECIRTQLNKTPELTKLVVDLSNCGPDDAFSSVPYIKGSTFLRYLEDLFGGPTVFEPFLRDYLKKYAYKSIETKDFQSALYDYFIDTDKKDKLSAVDWDLWLKTEGMPPVIPKFDESLANVTKELASLWSSKSVAELTDSAEIKKTISIHQLIDFLGKLIECKDIVDLTESKINLLESTYNLKNSKNAEVRFRLNRLVIRARLIKRLEEVLEFANSNFRMKFCRPIYRDLADWPEAKPAAIRNFVSVKDQMMAVCSHTIEKDLGLK, encoded by the exons TCTCTACCCGCGGCTTGTGCACTTCACACAAACTACTCCCGATTTACCAGGTCCAAAAACGCAGCATGGGTCGCTTAGGAGTCGTGGATCCCAGTTCTTACTCGCAGCCCGATTTGATCACCACGGAGCACAGTGCTCTCAACTGGAAGGTCGACTTCGGAGCCACCAAGATTCAAGGAAGCGTGCTCCATCGCTTCAAGGTGCTGACTGCCAATCTGGATAAGATC CTCCTGGATGTGCGCGATATCAATGTAACCAATGCCACGCTACTGGCCGGAGGCAGTGAGCTCCCGATCAACTTCTTTATCAGCGATGCCGTCGATGATATTGGCCAGAAGCTAACGCTGGAGCTGCCATCTGGAACGGCTAAGGGGAG CCTTAACGTTCGCATCGATTACGAGACTTCAAGCAGCGCCAGTGGATTGCAGTGGCTGAATCCCGCCCAGACTTTGGGCAAGGAGCATCCCTATATGTTCTCCCAGTGCCAGGCGATCCACGCTCGCTCGGTGATTCCCTGCCAGGACACCCCAGCTGTTAAGTTTACCTACGATGCCACAGTGGAGCATCCCACTGAGCTGACGGCTCTGATGAGCGCCCTTATCGATAAGAAGGAAGCGGGAAAGACCCTGTTCAAGCAGGAGGTGCCCATTCCCGCTTATCTGgtggccattgccattggaAAATTGGTTTCCCGTCCGCTGGGAGAGAACTCCAGCGTCTGGGCAGAGGAAGCCATCGTAGATGCCTGCGCCGAGGAGTTTTCCGAAACAGCCACCATGCTGAAGACTGCCTCTGAGTTGTGTGGACCGTATGTCTGGAAGCAGTACGATCTCCTGGTGATGCCCCCATCATTCCCCTATGGTGGTATGGAGAATCCTTGCCTCACCTTCGTGACTCCAACTCTTTTGGCCGGCGATAAGTCTCTGGCCGACGTTGTGGCTCACGAGATCGCGCACAGCTGGACTGGTAATCTGGTGACCAACAAGAACTTCGAGCATTTCTGGTTGAACGAGGGCTTCACTGTGTTCGTGGAGTCCAAGATCGTGGGAAGAATGCAGGGCGCCAAGGAGCTGGACTTCAAA ATGCTCAGCAATCTCACGGATCTGCAGGAGTGCATCCGCACTCAGCTCAACAAGACACCCGAGCTGACTAAGCTGGTGGTGGATCTATCCAACTGTGGACCCGATGATGCCTTCTCTTCAGTGCCTTACATCAAGGGATCAACGTTCCTGCGTTACTTGGAGGACTTGTTTGGCGGACCAACCGTTTTTGAGCCTTTCCTAAGGGACTACCTGAAAAAATACGCCTACAAGTCGATTGAGACGAAAGATTTCCAGAGTGCTTTATATGACTACTTTATCGATACGGACAAGAAGGATAAACTGAGTGCTGTCGACTGGGACTTGTGGCTGAAAACCGAGGGAATGCCACCCGTTATTCCGAAATTCGACGAATCCCTCGCTAATGTAACCAAGGAACTGGCCAGTCTCTGGAGCTCCAAGAGCGTGGCTGAATTGACTGACAGTGCGGAAATCAAGAAGACCATTTCCATCCATCAGCTCATTGACTTCCTGGGCAAACTGATTGAGTGCAAGGACATTGTCGATTTGACCGAAAGCAAGATTAACCTACTGGAATCCACATACAACTTGAAGAATTCGAAGAACGCCGAGGTTCGCTTCCGCCTGAATCGCTTGGTTATCCGAGCTCGCTTGATAAAGCGCCTGGAGGAGGTCCTCGAATTCGCCAACTCCAATTTCCGCATGAAGTTCTGTCGCCCCATCTACCGCGACCTGGCTGATTGGCCCGAGGCCAAGCCCGCTGCTATTCGCAACTTCGTCAGCGTCAAGGATCAGATGATGGCCGTCTGCTCGCACACGATTGAAAAGGATCTGGGGCTGAAGTAA
- the LOC122614921 gene encoding uncharacterized protein LOC122614921 isoform X2 — MEKNNKCCKQLKEPGAPNPPLKFRDLECRSRKEKIKSTENVPKSCKHHCTTNKHQRRQDHHCDHKKHSCKDRESPVNHEQHFHRAQNSFAKKSSNGNYQQTQNQQCQQQSKLKVERQPSPVCTPKQPIRPVYFPNDSKKQKAAIEKGCGDLLLYRNLSFEAYPSSKSEHGEGEGGNVKETPLRLSHQKQKKDSFDHLKAAKAHCQAVGERFLKFAPCSKCSSSNDSKPSKPSGATVISAKSGDDLRAAVRSQIEVQEALNAFTLEVKNKREEVPPEEKTSSGKPKKSRKTTSDTITEKTVVPTAGSPPLSIPTPDDLELVNLSDSTSEVAKILDPVIRNIQRMYLNTLKDEMTLMEYLAKVPTLITKAYKQPTDEKEQNSPTEC, encoded by the exons ATggagaaaaacaacaaatgttgTAAACAACTAAAGGAACCTGGGGCGCCAAATCCACCA CTTAAATTCAGGGACCTAGAATGCCGTTCGCGTAAGGAGAAAATTAAATCTACAGAAAATGTGCCTAAGTCCTGCAAACATCATTgtacaacaaataaacaccAGAGAAGACAAGACCATCATTGCGATCATAAAAAACATTCGTGCAAAGATCGTGAGTCCCCTGTTAACCATGAACAGCACTTTCATCGTGCTCAAAACTCGTTTGCCAAAAAGTCTTCCAATGGTAATTATCAACAGACCCAAAATCAGCAG TGTCAACAGCAGTCGAAATTGAAGGTGGAGAGGCAACCCAGTCCAGTTTGCACACCGAAACAGCCAATTCGTCCAGTATATTTCCCTAATGATAGCAAGAAGCAGAAGGCAGCCATTGAAAAAGGCTGTGGGGACCTCCTCCTCTATAGGAATCTGTCCTTTGAAGCGTACCCATCTAGTAAAAGTGAGCACGGTGAGGGGGAGGGTGGTAATGTGAAGGAAACTCCACTTCGGCTAAGCCACCAGAAGCAAAAGAAAGACTCATTTGACCACCTTAAAGCGGCCAAGGCTCATTGCCAGGCTGTTGGCGAACGATTCCTGAAGTTCGCTCCTTGCAGTAAGTGCTCCTCCTCCAACGACTCCAAACCGTCGAAACCGTCCGGAGCAACAGTGATCAGTGCGAAAAGCGGAGACGATCTCAGAGCAGCAGTTCGGTCTCAAATTGAAGTCCAAGAGGCCTTGAACGCGTTTACACTTGAAGTGAAGAATAAAAGGGAGGAAGTACCACCCGAAGAGAAAACCTCCAGTGGCAAGCCGAAAAAGAGCAGAAAAACTACGTCCGATACGATAACTGAGAAAACAGTGGTTCCCACAGCTGGGAGTCCCCCATTAAGTATCCCAACGCCAGACGATCTAGAACTCGTCAATCTAAGTGACAGTACTAGTGAGGTAGCTAAAATACTCGATCCGGTTATCAGAAACATTCAACGCATGTATCTGAACACTTTGAAAGACGAAATGACCCTCATGGAGTATCTGGCTAAGGTCCCGACATTAATCACAAAAGCTTATAAGCAACCAACCGATGAAAAGGAGCAAAACAGCCCAACGGAATGTTAG
- the LOC122614922 gene encoding uncharacterized protein LOC122614922, whose protein sequence is MQQPQRYIPSVSDLYGTDEIELLLDEIRELELEPVCCQLDDEQDFEIAGSRAGELSHSHSHSLSLESPLGTCTSWDSHANYKQRGGHTPLPWGVALHCDPQHLKSPTGIVRILLVLSSAACLACECSAGTVQVGLFLLPLIGRLRLMVFCALFSLLITCLMLFLDISHIALMFPFNWTKVNTWMYLSVGLIFILSSTLLVHMVLYATEYTWVSKHSKDTLLATGIIGYLCALEAFLLSGIASWPWTQYRQVPDDASELFIEDREMTPMSPINCSTDLQATPYHHNGNATTSDLYNQQQQSSYNQKPYIPAKRPNELNNQRPALGHTQTARSKPNQRYREGYHYHTSRQSPTFVLGDDQGAGPSTSRSNDNSSA, encoded by the exons ATGCAACAACCCCAACGTTATATACCGTCTGTATCTGATCTATATGGCACGGACGAGATAGAACTGCTGCTGGACGAGATTcgggagctggagctggagccggTCTGCTGTCAGCTGGACGATGAGCAGGACTTTGAAATAGCTGGCAGCAGGGCCGGCGAGCTCtcccactcgcactcgcactcgctgTCCTTGGAATCCCCCCTCGgaacctgcacctcctggGACTCCCATGCCAACTACAAGCAGAGGGGCGGCCACACCCCCCTGCCCTGGGGCGTCGCCCTCCACTGTGATCCGCAACACTTGAAATCGCCTACAGGGATTGTGCGCATACTACTGGTG TTATCCTCGGCCGCCTGTCTGGCCTGCGAGTGCTCCGCGGGCACCGTGCAGGTGGGCCTCTTTCTACTGCCACTCATCGGACGCCTGAGGCTGATGGTCTTCTGCGCGCTCTTTTCGCTACTCATCACGTGTCTCATGCTCTTTCTGGATATATCGCATATAGCGCTCATGTTCCCATTCAACTGGACTAAAGTG AATACGTGGATGTACCTGAGTGTTggtttgatatttattttgagcTCCACGCTGCTTGTCCACATGGTGCTGTATGCCACTGAATACACATGGGTATCAAAGCACTCCAAGGACACGCTCCTGGCCACTGGG ATAATTGGCTATCTGTGCGCCCTGGAGGCATTTCTTCTGTCGGGCATCGCATCCTGGCCGTGGACTCAGTACCGTCAGGTGCCCGACGATGCCAGCGAATTGTTTATCGAGGACCGCGAGATGACGCCGATGAGTCCCATTAATTGTAGCACAGATCTGCAGGCGACGCCATATCATCACAATGGCAATGCGACCACGTCGGATCTGTataaccaacaacaacaatcgtCCTATAATCAAAAGCCTTATATACCTG CCAAACGACCCAATGAGCTCAACAATCAGCGTCCAGCATTGGGTCACACACAAACCGCACGGTCGAAACCCAATCAGCGCTATAGAGAGGGCTACCACTATCACACATCCCGCCAGAGTCCCACATTCGTGCTGGGCGATGATCAGGGTGCCGGTCCATCCACGTCCCGTTCCAATGATAACTCCAGTGCGTGA
- the LOC122614919 gene encoding uncharacterized protein LOC122614919, which translates to MESFWQELKSLLKTLFCFVVALMLVPLLLLSFLCAHFGNELSNYVLSIKYPNLTISKSKKIRTLIDTPKNAGVFHFLLQVEGNCDFDRIRMAYAQHLTDLRDKTGMLRFPKLRQKLVTCWGHYAWVNDSSGFNINNHVLLSTHKYRGRPVSESNIQEYVSELATKYIPSDLPQWQVIVIPNSDSTHPYYILIKLHHLIIAEEEDLHVSEMLLLQDPHKKTVMTLSDGLGDSSSPKLSRFVRKPEHISRLINHIIHLVICRWQKFIYEFESLETPDGSTSSSQVGNLSQLASLVVIVLVNVILGYMRSRTMLKKLKRRSLSYRNEVGRFQTMRLLLHRELDQRNLNWYVARNAVYKSLQPTNLAKVGTRFLWRLNLNHVLLLPYHIYCEFLAFGDVLIKGKTSYTSTYCARLHLYVPLLLYAQLEFFKIIWELLQAPRNIYEVLFEQPTKELNILHKKSYAGRKIVSFGRSIDGAQLRTRNQGKFNSDLRESDFSLTCLAGAVHDYFNTFSGDFKVPNYLNTTCRTIDKGYFTDRSGDKSENIGGVVFLQLPLRQPDANHTKELHQIVERIRKQQIIIYLASIGQTKYSLLTSLLPHVITKIFINFFSYNFPITITEIYGATAEFQAVWGQKVQDVLLFRPPQSKTCLSLNLHRFGDNYRLAVMADTHLAPDHTVITRSFEQYMETITL; encoded by the exons ATGGAAAG TTTCTGGCAGGAACTGAAATCGCTGCTGAAGACCCTGTTCTGCTTTGTGGTTGCTCTGATGCTAGTGCCTTTGCTGCTGTTATCATTCCTGT GTGCCCACTTCGGCAACGAACTCTCCAACTATGTGCTGAGCATCAAGTACCCGAACCTGACCATCTCAAAGTCCAAGAAGATCCGGACTCTAATCGACACGCCGAAGAATGCGGGCGTATTTCACTTCCTGCTGCAAGTGGAGGGCAACTGTGACTTCGACAGGATACGGATGGCCTATGCCCAGCATCTGACTGATCTGAGGGACAAGACTGGGATGCTCAGGTTCCCCAAGCTGCGTCAAAAACTCGTCACCTGTTGGGGGCACTATGCGTGGGTGAATGATAGCAG TGGCTTCAACATCAACAACCACGTACTGCTCAGCACCCACAAGTACCGAGGTCGTCCAGTTAGTGAATCGAATATTCAGGAGTATGTCAGCGAGCTGGCCACGAAGTACATCCCATCAGATCTTCCCCAGTGGCAGGTGATTGTGATCCCCAACTCGGATAGCACTCATCCCTACTACATACTCATTAAGCTACACCACCTGATAAttgccgaggaggaggacctGCATGTGAGTGAgatgctcctgctgcaggaTCCACATAAGAAAACCGTGATGACTCTTAGCGATGGATTGGGGGACAGCTCGAGTCCAAAACTCTCCCGCTTTGTGCGAAAGCCGGAACACATCAGCAGACTCATCAATCACATAATCCATCTTGTCATCTGCCGTTGGCAAAAGTTCATCTACGAATTTGAATCTCTCGAAACTCCCGATGGCTCTACGTCCAGTAGTCAGGTGGGAAACCTAAGCCAGTTGGCTTCCTTGGTCGTAATTGTGCTGGTAAATGTCATCTTAGGCTATATGAGAAGTCGAACTATGCTCAAGAAACTAAAAAGGCGTTCACTCAGCTATCGAAATGAAGTGGGTCGTTTTCAAACTATGCGATTGCTTCTGCATAGGGAGTTAGACCAAAGAAATCTGAATTGGTATGTGGCCAGAAATGCGGTTTATAAGAGCTTGCAGCCAACTAATTTGGCCAAGGTCGGTACTCGTTTCCTTTGGCGACTAAATCTGAATCACGTTTTGCTCTTACCCTACCACATTTACTGtgagtttttggcttttggtgATGTTTTGATCAAAGGCAAAACTTCGTATACTTCAACCTATTGCGCCAGACTCCACTTGTACGTACCCCTTCTACTTTACGCCCAATTGGAGTTCTTCAAAATTATCTGGGAGCTTCTTCAGGCCCCACGAAATATTTACGAAGTGCTTTTCGAACAGCCCACTaaggagttaaatattttgcataaaaagTCCTATGCCGGCAGGAAAATAGTCTCCTTTGGGCGATCAATAGATGGCGCCCAACTGAGGACCCGAAATCAGGGTAAATTCAACAGTGATCTCCGAGAATCCGACTTTAGCTTAACTTGCTTGGCCGGGGCTGTTCACGATTACTTTAATACCTTCTCAGGGGACTTCAAAGTCCCTAATTACTTGAACACCACTTGTAGGACTATAGATAAGGGGTACTTCACAGATCGTAGTGGGGATAAATCTGAAAATATCGGGGGTGTGGTGTTTCTGCAACTGCCTCTAAGGCAACCAGACGCAAATCACACCAAAGAACTCCATCAGATTGTTGAACGAATCAGAAAGCAACAgatcattatttatttagcttctATTGGACAGACAAAGTACAGCCTTCTCACATCCCTTTTGCCTCATGTTATCACCAAAATATTCATTAACTTTTTCTCATACAACTTTCCCATCACAATCACGGAAATCTACGGAGCCACTGCTGAGTTTCAAGCGGTCTGGGGTCAGAAAGTCCAGGATGTTCTACTCTTCCGGCCACCACAATCGAAGACCTGCCTTTCCCTAAATCTTCATCGCTTCGGGGACAACTATAGACTGGCTGTGATGGCGGATACCCACCTGGCCCCCGATCACACAGTAATCACCAGATCCTTCGAACAATATATGGAAACAATTACTCTGTAA